Within the Anas platyrhynchos isolate ZD024472 breed Pekin duck chromosome 33, IASCAAS_PekinDuck_T2T, whole genome shotgun sequence genome, the region atagattttcttttccctccccaaataaTCCCAGTGGCAgtggtacattaaatacatgtaagatttccagttaagttattcagtcattccaattgtttcatcttcttcccttgtgtttcctattctttactaaaccaagactgcaaattaatatccctgcaatcttgctttactactaggaaataaatttgcaatgagcatttgtttccccactacaatcaggctgtacctttgctggcttaaatcaaagatgctagagacttagccttgctctagaggacagaaaatcttctggacagcacagcaatagaaactgagaaaaataactgatccagctgcgacaacatgatctaactttccaactgtgggcttgcatgacttccatactaaaataccacaagattaacacaacttggtggcttaacaaataaagacaccattcaaatttttctcaaggtgttttaacaagccatttctcagtgttCTTTCTACTACAAAATTCACTACTGGTTTaacaatcctggaaaacagaagggcaaaaggtggcaacacaaacccataaagttggggtacttttagctaaaaggacagataGGACATGTATgcggtcttgagtctttcaaagaatgccatggattaagtcaacgtgttctggtagtctacggatcactttggcttaggaagagaagcctgggcttttcaattgggtcattcagagcaacttcattacaactttagtcccttcaccctttcttcttgtgaataccaagcaccccttctaCACActaacttgatgttaccccttcgtctaccacccctcacacttttaacagctggaactgtttacaaaggcTCATCAGacctgagaatttaaacataacagggatctatctttctttacctgctgaaacagaggagttttttctctggtccgtcaggcattccatctttgaattcatctccggaaaccaaggatgcatcgtcatcactgtcgaacataccatcttgtaaaataggatttaaatggtctgaaaggcaaaagaggtttgttaacttccctgaatagcctttgtctctttctcttacattaatacagcttctaaatcagtgccaaaaccctttcttcatttgagagcacacactgaaagctatttcctagagttcatcccaccacagatctaagcagatggcacaaggccctacaaagctgtaccaaGTCCCACTGCTGTGTACatataaggtacgctactcttggtgatttttttctctcccttagaataaaggagctTACGAACaatctttagcagaattataaagaagtggatgctgtggttataccttgctgtcggtcctcctttagcaCTAGCTGTGCctgcgggaagatcttctgcacaacttgtaaaatattcgctactgatcttttaaaaagtggcttgaaaatgggtgatagtgcttgtaCGGGTGAAGCctcgatcctgtttgatgccggaacaaccttcttcggagccatgaaaaagtcctttgcttttattttaatagaattaacgtcTAGTTGCAatttctccctacttgcataaatctgaggatagcatcggcgcagagagcacagagcagcttcagtacatagggatttgatatctgcaccacagtatcctaacaaacaaaaatcaaacgttacatcagtcaaggcccaggtttacaacatgcaacatttaaagaatttgtcatgtcaaaaccaaacaggttaacagggaattcaaagtgctaccgctctgcagggaagtttcatgttgctcactgcctgatatcctgcgcttatgcagctgaagcagactcctcatcaaaaactatactcttgaggcagatgccccagaaccatttaatgttctcagacaacaagaggaacgacaacaaagagtaaatagatgaaagcatctaactctgattgctatgaaggcgtgccagctgcctcgttgactagttgtgcagcaaggcacaagagcttgggtactgcctggtacaagctaaggttctttacaacttggtcacaagcaagaatccattttggtttcagtcttaccaatgcatttctcagctagttcatcaagcaacatgtccggtggcttaggggtccagtcacgagtatgaatcttgaaaatttcttttctagcctggaagcaaaatcattgcattttagCTTGTCTCAAGTTTTCCTTAGaaataccaacaagaaacaaacaaacaaaaaaaccaaaacagtcctccctcaaaacccctcatctactaatacgcttttcttacttgctcaactttcaagtattttacagttatttaatatacactctgcattgtcaaccaggaaattgaatatttcttatttgttacacTGGacttttttctaggaacctacagtgaaagaaaaggcatttatagcttcaataacaagtttccaaactatgAGACCTAaggacccagaggaaaatactgcaatgaaaaatttatccagaaacatttctttgttgtccaaaaaacttctctaaaatttaacaagctttcattgtgacagtctcattacttcatcacatttgcttttcaggcagtaaattcacagaaagcacttctggcacaatgtttcaaattgctacaattactataaagaagaaaataattatgactcaaactactaccactgatccggggcacaatcaaatgcacacacgtcccctattcattcataagtgaaggattgagaccaaaaacacaacttcatgatgaaagcgcccaagtggactaaataattaagcaaacaggtacaactttgggaatgaaaggtttgattacagaactaactacttggtggtatcaTCTTGACCATATATATTcagtaccagatttgccctccacggaacaacgcagtgtctccacatatcactctcttgttcaagttgtcaatttttttttcctataaagttggactttgccatggtagcgCTAACGTTGAATttcagttctcacctctttatttggcaagttgaagaggaactctctgtcaaagcgtcctggtcttcataaagcaggatctatagaatccagtctgttggtagctccgattaccacgatctcccctctgttaacTATGCCGTCCagaagcgtcagaagagttgaaacaatggaactaatagaaaaatataatttttacttactggttcagtaaattttgtcaCATTCCATATGACTTTTTTCCATGAGTAGTCATAAAGGACAAGCTTTTTAAGGACAAGACTCATTTTAAGACATAAACAATAGGTAAGTTAACACAGACCACAAGCTGATATCAGGCTTAGTAAACTGGTTTCAACTATCATTTAGAAGCACCTGTTTTGGCATTGAGTTACAAGTTTTCAGGATAAATTAATGTGttcacagtaaattaaacaggtcatcatcctttttttttttcattccccaaAGATCAAGCAGATTTTATGTAGGTGCAAAACTGTAATACCTATGAATGTGGTCTTGTTTACTGGAGCGCACAGGAGCGAGACCATCTATCtcgtcaaagaaaataattgaaggtCGCATCTGATAGGCCtagcacaaaaacacagagtaaaacaccattatctaaaggaaaaatacacaaaaacatcatgGTTGGAATGTCATCTAAACtagatttttcacttcagcctCTGGGACCTCTACTGATAGAGCTACTGGAGTATCTGGCATGACTAACAGAAGACAGCAGTCTGTGTCAACCCACTGTATCCGGGTGACAGGAAGCAAATCGTTCCAGTAGCTCCTACAGCTGAcattcacagcagaaacactggcatttccatttcagtgggaaaaaaaaaaataacaaaatacaaaaaaagcaagttctacttaaaaacgttgaccacagaaaataatggtttcAACTCTGACAGAACACACTGTGCATTTCAACCTTACCTGTTCAAATAACACACGAAGTTGGCGTTCTGATTCCCCCACGTATTTTCTCATGCAGtcctgtagtgggtttacgtggcaaggctttggtagcagggggccataggggtggtttctgtgagaaagatctagaagctgccccatgtttgggaagggccccattgttttccaaatctgagccaataagcgatgttgttttgcgcctctgtgagagcatatttaagacagagaaaaaactgctgcgccacacagcagccgggagagtcaagggagtgagaaacagccttgcaggtgccaaggtcagcgtagaaggagggggagaggtgctccaggcgccggagcagaagtcccctgtggcctgtggtgaggaccatggtgaagcaggatgtccccctgcagcccatggagtaccacggtggagtagggtttcacgctgcagcccgtggaggagaccacggtggagcaggtggccctgcaccgacggaggctgccgcctgtggaagacccctgccggagcagattccgggccggacctgtagcccgtggagaggagaccacgcaggagcaggtgatctggcaggagctgctgcccgtaggggagccaggttggagcagttttctcctgagggatggaccccgtggtacggacccatatctggagcagttctggaagagctgctgcctgtgggaagcccacgccggatcagttcgtcaaggactgcatcccgtgggtgggaccccacagcacaggggacgagagtgaccgagaaggagcggcagagaagaagtgctgtagactgaccataacccccattcccccgttcccctgcgccgctcggggggaggaggtggaagagggtggatggggggggaggtgcttttggtttctttcctttgtttctcacttctctagcttgttagtaatgagcaataaatcttactatctgtcttcttatgctgagtctggtttgcccgttacactaattattgcgtgattttctcgtccttatctcaatccttgagcccctttcacatattttctccccattcctctttgaggagggggagtgagagagcggctgtggtggagctcggctgcccactcgagcggaaccacgacagtcctttttggcgcccaacgtggggctcgaggaatttgagataaggatgatagTTGGTAGAAGTAACGGGTAAAATATGCGCAGGATGATTGTTAAGAATGTACAAGttgtgaagaatttaagaaagcagtAACTGTGAGATGTTAGTGTGGTGAAGGGACGaggggtggtgtgtgtgtaaaatgtcCACCTTGTCGGTGCTGTGATgatgttatgtttattttggtgtggtgaattttgttttctttttgatttaagTGAAATTTGTGAAAATTGTTGTAATAATTGTAAAGTAAGAGTATATTGTGAGTaatcttaaatatgcttttcacaGAGGCGAGGGGTggaatgtagtgggtttacgtggcaaggctttggtagcagggggccataggggtggtttctgtgagaaagatctagaagctgccccatgtttgggaagggccccattgttttccaaatctgagccaataagcgatgttgttttgcgcctctgtgagagcatatttaagacagagaaaaaactgctgcgccacacagcagccgggagagtcaagggagtgagaaacagccttgcaggtgccaaggtcagcgtagaaggagggggagaggtgctccaggcgccggagcagaagtcccctgtggcctgtggtgaggaccatggtgaagcaggatgtccccctgcagcccatggagtaccacggtggagtagggtttcacgctgcagcccgtggaggagaccacggtggagcaggtggccctgcaccgacggaggctgccgcctgtggaagacccctgccggagcagattccgggccggacctgtagcccgtggagaggagaccacgcaggagcaggtgatctggcaggagctgctgcccgtaggggagccaggttggagcagttttctcctgagggatggaccccgtggtacggacccatatctggagcagttctggaagagctgctgcctgtgggaagcccacgccggatcagttcgtcaaggactgcatcccgtgggtgggaccccacagcacaggggacgagagtgaccgagaaggagcggcagagaagaagtgctgtagactgaccataacccccattcccccgttcccctgcgccgctcggggggaggaggtggaagagggtagatggggggggaggtgcttttggtttctttcctttgtttctcacttctctagcttgttagtaatgagcaataaatcttactatctgtcttcttatgctgagtctggtttgcccgttacactaattattgcgtgattttctcgtccttatctcaatccttgagcccctttcacatattttctccccattcctctttgaggagggggagtgagagagcggctgtggtggagctcggctgcccactcgagcggaaccacgacaagtCCGAAGCACTTctcataaaaaatgttatttttctgtcacttcgGCTATATTCATTGGCAAGTGCACGAGCAACTAGTGTTTTCCCTGTTCCTGGGGGGCCATAAAATAGACAGCCTCTGCAATAAAAAAAGAtccagataggaaaaaaaaaacatcatgatGAGTACCTCCTACAACCATCATCTCTAGAACAAGCGTCTTTCCTAACCAAAACACATCATGTACAAGACAGCAGTAATAGCTGAAGTGTGGGTAGAGTCAGAACAGATagaagttctgcatttttacaacgtttcacaagaaaattcatttttttcacccaaagaaatgaataagGGGGTAACTCAAGTGTATAAAACCTTCAAAAGAGAGCATACTGTCCCAGAAGGACACTTCCAAAACTGCTGACAAACAGTTTGATCACAGCAAACCAGAGCCAAACAGGCAAACTTCAGCACAGAATCTGAGAATGGGCTGAATGGTGAATCAccacttcattcttcagtgATAAACTGCATATTCTTGCTTTCACAATATGCAGAATCTGATAGTAAAGCATTTAATGCTCCTCTCAAAAGCATTAAGTTACTGGGTTTGGTCTCTCAGACCATCTATTGCTGATGGCACGTGAGGAAGCCTAAAGCCGGAAGGAAAAGCGATGCCTTAgcactcagagggaaaaaaaaagaaaacaaaagtaggcaggaaaaacaattgGGCTTCCAGGCAACATATTACAATTGACTTCCACTAGATAATCCCTTCTTGCCTACAAACTAATCAAGCTGACTTGTAcataaaactgagaacaaaaccaCTCCAACCCAACTAACCCAACTTTTTAAAGACACCAGAcggtaaaacttaaaattttaagacgttgcttatatttttaaccTACAAATATTCTGGATTCTATCCATTTTTAAGAAACCACTTTTTGCCACTACTAAAACAAACGTTCACCGCTGCCAAAATGTTGAAGCATGGAAGCATATTGATACCTTAATTGAactttctcctgaaaacagctgaCTTACGATTTATCACTTTAATGAGTTACCCTGGGGACTGAATATTGAACCGCTGAAAAACTTCTGgatacaggaggggaaaaatcaccATCTCTTTCAAAGCTGCGATGTATTTGGAAAGACCACCCACATTCTCAAATCCAATCTAAAGAGAAATTCAACACAACAGAGTTTGTAtgttaaagaaagcagcaacctAGATCAAGGTTTCATCAGAAATTATCTCAGCACAACGGAAACATTCTGGGCAATTTTTGAAGTTGCTTTAGAGAAAACCATCAACAAAGGTAGTTGTAGATGGCACACTGAGATCTTTCATAATCCCTGGAAACACTCGCTGACACGATGATTAGTTTAAGACTTACCGCACTATCTATTTGCATTGCATCTCCATGACTTCTTCCAACTTTCTTCTGATCCCTCTGAACTCTCTttaggtcctgtttctgaagtttcactCAAAAAGTCCTGATTTGAATTAAGGAGAAGTTAtagggcttctttttctttaagatgcaacttgaagatttttgtttttcataataatgccaagcaaatgtaaaaaacattaattaatataCAGAAGACCTAATTAATTGACATAAACTCACACAGTTAAATTTAGATAAACTTAAACATGGCTAAATATTCATTTGAAGGAGATTCATCCCTCCCCTGTTCTCTAATGACAGCAACCTTCTTGGAGATGTGCTCTCGCTGTCCTCACTGCTCTCACCACTCTCCTCCGTATCACATGTGCTAAGCAAGGGAGATGAGCAAGAGGGTGTAGAATCACTGATGTCATCTGCATGTCTCTGTCTGCAAGCAAGCATATAAaccagaaagttaaaaagaaaatagagcagaTACTAAGTAACACCAAAAATTAAGGGAATTCTATCTCAAAATTTATTCTGAGATCTATTTTCCAGTCCATTGTACTCCTTAGCAATCTGATTTCAAAGGCCATGACATGATTTTCCTCGTGACAACTGTCTGCTTTCAAGAATGCTCAACAAAATATCTGGCAATCAACAGCATTCTCTACGCACTAACTGCTTACAGAATCCAAGAAGCCTTTATCACCACTAAGGCaatttatgatttcatttaGATCTTTTATTGTTTAAGGTTAACTTCATATAGAAACATTAGTTGATTCCAAACAGAAACTAGAGTCAGTATTTgagtgataacttttttttttttttaatccaacaaaACTTCCATAAAGCCTCTCCCTCTAAATCGAATAAAATTAGTTttggttttaagaaaataatttgtatccTTCAAGATTAAATAGTCTGACTAAGATTTTTAAGGGGGGATTCTGGCTTCAGTTCCAGAACCAAagaatttcagttacagaaactcAGACACTACCTCCATAATCATCTTATCAGCGACCCACAAAtattggatttaaaaaagaaaccaacttaAAAGTatccacctcctgccctccaaatatttctttcc harbors:
- the LOC140000107 gene encoding ATPase family AAA domain-containing protein 2-like isoform X2, with the protein product MLLDELAEKCIGYCGADIKSLCTEAALCSLRRCYPQIYASREKLQLDVNSIKIKAKDFFMAPKKVVPASNRIEASPVQALSPIFKPLFKRSVANILQVVQKIFPQAQLVLKEDRQQDHLNPILQDGMFDSDDDASLVSGDEFKDGMPDGPEKKLLCFSRSAFCEPTSRRPRLLIVGKEGYGQVSYVAPAVLHALEKFPVHTLDLSVLLTNVAPPEEICGQHFHQFCCLLRLMYVTQSSQKRSKNYLIRNLEKCAILRCLVGQREQLFLRT